The Montipora capricornis isolate CH-2021 chromosome 6, ASM3666992v2, whole genome shotgun sequence genome has a window encoding:
- the LOC138053904 gene encoding uncharacterized protein, producing the protein MALQERAEIKMIAKSCQLQGDKWIMQYPWKRDPSCLPNNYVQVLKKLESTERRLKKQPGNTNSYNAQIKEMEEMKFSRKLTEEEKKEWKGPVHYVAHHAVVRPEKKTTPIRIVFNSSASFKGHSLNDYWYKGPDLLNNLFGVVLRFRENAIAVCGDITKMYHMVAIPPVDQHVHRFLWRNFETEHEPDTYVKTVLTFGDRPAPAMAITAMRKTAKLNQDAKPKAAKAILNNAYVDDICDSAVDPNEAKTLIADIDEVLATGGFQVKKWTSNVTLDSKENSEEIVLGGETHTEKVL; encoded by the coding sequence ATGGCCTTACAAGAACGCGCCGAGATAAAAATGATCGCGAAATCTTGTCAATTGCAAGGAGACAAGTGGATAATGCAGTATCCGTGGAAAAGGGACCCAAGCTGTTTACCTAATAACTATGTACAAGTTCTAAAGAAACTGGAATCTACAGAACGACGCCTCAAGAAACAGCCGGGTAATACCAACAGTTACAACGCACAGATTAAGGAAATGGAAGAAATGAAGTTTTCAAGAAAGCTAACGGAGGAAGAGAAGAAGGAATGGAAGGGACCAGTGCACTATGTAGCCCACCATGCTGTTGTGCGCCCAGAAAAGAAGACTACACCGATCAGAATCGTGTTCAACAGCTCAGCTTCCTTTAAGGGTCACAGCCTGAACGACTATTGGTACAAGGGACCTGATCTATTGAACAACCTATTTGGTGTTGTGTTACGTTTTAGAGAAAATGCAATTGCCGTCTGTGGTGACATAACGAAAATGTACCACATGGTTGCCATCCCGCCAGTTGATCAACATGTCCACAGATTCCTATGGAGAAACTTCGAAACGGAACATGAGCCGGACACTTACGTTAAGACCGTTCTCACATTTGGAGACCGGCCAGCACCAGCGATGGCCATCACAGCAATGCGCAAAACGGCAAAACTAAATCAAGACGCAAAACCAAAGGCCGCTAAAGCCATCCTTAACAACGCTTATGTAGACGACATATGCGACTCGGCCGTGGATCCTAATGAAGCTAAAACGCTGATCGCTGACATTGATGAAGTACTCGCTACTGGTGGTTTTCAAGTCAAGAAGTGGACATCAAATGTAACCCTGGATTCTAAAGAAAATTCAGAGGAAATCGTGCTTGGAGGCGAAACACATACAGAGAAAGTTTTATGA
- the LOC138052136 gene encoding hatching enzyme 1.2-like, which produces MRWLAVLLFIKAVLGASENPEENRGIHDPNLFEGDMYLTPRQRYKAEHGMDVDSDLKRGSSRLRLWPGGVVPYTISPTLARNPRAMAAIRLGISEWNRKTCIRLIPRNRGEAAYVSFIPGDGCASYVGRIGNRQFIWLARGCWTTGIVAHEIGHAVGFYHEQSRPDRDRFVQIVWSNIQPDYFSAFKKYPRSIIDSLRTPYDYRSVMHYGRNAFSKNGKPTIIVKRREFQNVIGQRFGLSRIDALQANRLYSCFGRGGGRPPGTRRRRKGRGGKRSGRRRQKGRRKLCDAKLTSSSSLTSESGDDSPIANPAE; this is translated from the exons ATGAGGTGGTTGGCCGTTCTTCTGTTCATTAAAGCAGTGCTAGGGGCATCTGAAAATCCGGAAG AAAATCGCGGTATTCATGACCCAAACCTTTTCGAAGGAGACATGTATCTTACACCAAGACAGCGTTATAAGGCTGAGCATGGTATGGACGTGGATAGTGACCTGAAAAGAGGATCAAGTAGGCTCAGGCTTTGGCCCGGTGGAGTCGTACCTTATACCATTAGTCCAACTCTTG CCCGGAATCCAAGAGCTATGGCTGCAATACGATTGGGAATCAGCGAATGGAACAGGAAGACATGCATACGCTTGATACCGAGAAATAGAGGAGAAGCTGCCTATGTCAGCTTTATACCGGGTGATGG ttGTGCTTCATACGTGGGCAGAATTGGAAATCGCCAGTTCATATGGCTTGCTCGAGGATGTTGGACCACGGGAATTGTTGCTCATGAAATAG GGCATGCTGTAGGTTTTTACCATGAACAATCACGGCCTGACCGGGACAGGTTTGTCCAAATAGTGTGGAGTAACATACAACCAG ACTATTTTTCCGCTTTCAAGAAGTACCCAAGGTCAATAATCGATAGTCTTAGGACTCCATATGATTATAGAAGTGTGATGCACTATGGCAGAAACGCTTTCTCCAAGAATGGAAAACCCACAATAATAGTTAAACGACGAGAG TTTCAGAATGTTATTGGTCAGAGATTTGGTTTAAGTAGAATTGATGCGCTGCAGGCAAACCGTCTTTACAGCTGCTTTGGGA GAGGAGGCGGAAGACCTCCTGGTAcacgaagaagaagaaagggTCGTGGTGGTAAACGATCAGGGCGTCGAAGACAAAAGGGTAGGCGAA AGCTTTGTGATGCAAAACTCACCTCTTCTTCAAGCTTAACCTCAGAATCTGGAGACGACTCGCCAATTGCCAATCCTGCTGAGTAA